CGGCCACGGGGTCGCGATGGAGGACGGGCACCGGGCGGTGCTCGCGGTGGCCGACGAGGTCACCGGCCCGGCCGGCGAAGACGGCGTCGCGCAGGTCCTCGAGCGCTGGTTCTAACGGCGGTCGAGCTCGGCCGCTTCGGCCGGGGTCGGCGCGGTCCCGCCCAGGTGGGCGGGCAGCCACCAGCGTTCTTCGTCGGACGCGGGCTGGTCCGGGTACTCGGCCTGGGCGCGGTCGACCAGCGCGCTCATCCGGACGCGCAGCTCCTTCGTCAGGACGTCCCAGTCGTCGCCCTTCGCCGGGTACATCGGCTCGCCGATGAGGATCGAGATCGGCACGTGCCGGCGGGTCAGGTCCTTCGGCCGGCCCTTCGTCCAGAGCCGTTGGGTGCCCCAGAGCGCCATCGGCACGACCGGGACGTCCGCCGCCGCGGCCATCCGGACGGCGCCCGACTTGATCTCCTTGACGGTGAACGACCGGCTGATGGTGGCTTCGGGGAAGACGCCGACGACCTCGCCGTCCTTCAGCTTTTCGAGGGCCGCGCGGTAGGAGGCCAGGCCGGCGGAGCGGTCCACGGAGATGTGGTGCATCCCGCGCATCAACGGCCCGGCGATCTTGTTGTCGAAGATCTCCTTCTTCGCCATGAACCGCGTCAGCCGCTTGGCCGGGCGCGCTCCGAGGCCGCAGAAGATGAAGTCGAGGTAGCTCACGTGGTTGCACGCGATGACCGCACCGCCGTGGCGCGGGATGTGCTCCGCGCCCTCGATCGTGATGCGGTTGTCCAGTACCCGGAACATCGTCCGGGCCGCCGCGATCACGGGCGGGTACACCAGGTCAGCCATCGTTCCAGGTTACGGGACCGTAGGTTCTTGGCGGCCGTTCAAGCGGGGAAGAACACAAACCGGGCGAACCTCACACAGCCTGCACGTCCTCGCGCCGCCGGACCGGGATCGCCAGCACGAGGGCCAGCAGGATGGTGAACAGCGCGACGGACTGGTGCTTGATGCCCTCGATGCCGTCGCCCAGGGCCGCGGCGCCGAACTGCGTCAGGGACACCGCGAGCAGGAAAGCCAGCACGACGCCCAGCGCGCCGCGCCGCTGCATCCAGGCCCGGACCAGCACGAACAGCCAGATCGGCACCAGCGCGAACAGGCCGAGCGGGGCGATCAGGCCGGTCAGCCACGACACCACCGGCACCCGGTGTTCCTGCGCGTGCGGCGCGAAGCCCGCGCTCTGGTCGAAGCTGCCCAGGTAGCCGGGCCGGGCGGTGAGCTGGTCGGTCGCGGCCCGGTTCAGCA
This genomic window from Amycolatopsis mongoliensis contains:
- a CDS encoding lysophospholipid acyltransferase family protein, producing the protein MADLVYPPVIAAARTMFRVLDNRITIEGAEHIPRHGGAVIACNHVSYLDFIFCGLGARPAKRLTRFMAKKEIFDNKIAGPLMRGMHHISVDRSAGLASYRAALEKLKDGEVVGVFPEATISRSFTVKEIKSGAVRMAAAADVPVVPMALWGTQRLWTKGRPKDLTRRHVPISILIGEPMYPAKGDDWDVLTKELRVRMSALVDRAQAEYPDQPASDEERWWLPAHLGGTAPTPAEAAELDRR